The Enterobacter asburiae sequence CTGGCGCACGTGGCCGCGCATACCGAAACCATCCGGCTGGGCACGGCCATCATTACCCTGCCGATGGAAAACCCGCTGCGCGTGGCGGAAGATGCCGCCGTGCTCGATTTACTCGCCGATGGCCGTCTTGAAGTCGGTTTTGGATCGGGCGGAACACCGACCTCCTTTCTGCCGTTCGGCCTGACGTTTGAGGATCGCGGCGCGGCCTTTGCGGACCATTTGCATGTGATCCAAAGCGCCTGGCGCGGGGATTCACTGACCCATCCTGATAACCACCTTTATCCGCCGGCGCCACAGCTTGCCGACCGTATCTGGATTGCCACCTTCTCCGTTGACGGTGCCGTTCGCGCCGCCCGGGCTGGACACGGTTTAATGCTCTCCCGCACGCAGCCTCGCCCGGCAGACCGCCCGGATTTAACGCTCGACGCGATCCAGAACCCGATTGTGGATGCCTACCTCGATGCGCTACCTGCGGACATCGCGCCGCGTATTCTGGCCTCCCGTACGGCGTTCGTCGCCGACAGCGATGACTATGCACTCAGGGTCGCAACGCCGGGCCTCACGAAACAGGCCCGGCAGCATCGCGCTGCCGGGTACGCAGTTAAAGGTGACACCGTCACCGATTATATCCGCCAGTTTGACGCGCATATCGGTTCCCCCGATACGGTCCTGCATTCGCTGAATGCTGACTCCGTTCTCAGGCGCGCCACGGATATTTCATTCCAGGTCCATTCGGTCGAACCCACGCACCGCGACACGCTGCGCTCCGTTGAGCTGCTCGCAGAAAAGATTGCCCCCCACATCCTTTGAGGAGACACCTATGTCATTAAGTCAGGACATTCTCGCCGAGCTGGCGGAAATTAAACCCGGTTCCCCTCTGGCAGAGGCGCGCGCTACGCGAGATGCCGCCACACGCCACGCCCAGGGCAGCTACGAAATTCTGTTTAGCCAGCAGGATAATGATTTTGCACTCGACGAGCGCTTCGCCGTGGCGGCCAAAGTCGCCAGGTGGCACAGCGCGGAGGCGCTGGCCGCGCACTATGCGGGGTTTGGACTGGCCGACCCCACCTCGGACCGCCTGACCCCGGCGCTGAACTTCGCGCGCCTGCTGACGTTTTCACCCGTCGAAGCCACGCCGGCCGCGTTAACGGCGCTGACCCAGGCCGGGTGGAGCAAGGAAGGCATCGTTACCCTGGCGCAGCTCGTCGCGTTTGTGAGCTTCCAGAGCCGACTCGTCGCCGGGCTGCGTCTGCTGAACGACAGGCCCGTCGCGGCAAGCGAAACGCCGGTGGCGGCAGGCGTCTGGCACACGACCGCAACCACGGTCACCGGGAAGGCGGCACCCGTCGCGTTCACCCAGCAGGAGCTGGGATGGGAACCGTGGATAGCGGCCAAACCGCTGGCGGACTTCCGTGACGATGAGGTTGCCATCCTGGCGAAATTTGGCCATACCGATTCCGACTACTTCCGCCTGCTGGGGCGCAACCTGCCGGTACTTGAACAGCGCACGCTAACGGATAAAGGAATTTTTTATACGCCGGGGGGATTGCCGCGCGCCGAGCGCGAGCTGGCCGCAACGGTCGCCAGTAAAATTAACGGCTGCATCTACTGCGCATCTGTCCATGCGCGTAAAGCCAGCCAGCTGTCAAAGGATGACGCTGCGGTAGAGGCCCTGCTGGCCGTGCGGCCGGGGCAGTCCCTCAGCGAGGGGCAGTCTGCACGCTGGCAGGCGGAAATTAACTTTGCGGGGGCGCTGTCTGTCACGCCGCCTGCCGCCACGCCGCTACACCTCGCCGCGCTGGAAAAAGAGGGGCTGGATACCCTGGCGCAGCTTGACCTGGTGCAGTCTGCCGCGTTCTTCGCCTGGGCCAACCGCCTGATGCTGACCCTGGGTGAACCCTGGCTTGCGTGAACCCCATCAGGCTAGCGCGCGAGCGTTAGCCTGAGCACGTCTCGCCCGCAGGTAACCGTAAATCAGCAGCGCGCTCATGGCCGAGAAAGAGAGTATTGCCGCTGGCAGCGTGACGTAACGCCAGCTAAAGCCGAGGGTAATCATCATCCCGCCGAAGTACGCACCGATCGCACTGCCGAGATTAAACGCCATCTGCCCTCCTGCCGCCCCCAGCATCTCACCGCCCTTCGCATTTTGCAGCAGCAGGATCTGCAGCGGCGCGGAGAGTGCAAACAGCCCGGCACAGCAGATAAAGCCCATGACCAGCGAGGCCGCTTGCAGTTCGCCAAAGGCAAAAAGCAGCAGCAGTGAGGCGACAATCACCATGTCGGTAGCCGCCGCAATGCGCAGCGGGCTAAACCGGCCAGAGAGCTTACCGCTCAGCAGATTACCTAACACCATGCCAAGCCCCATCAGCATCATGATGACCGTCATCAGCCCTTCCGAAAAGCCGGAAACATTGACCATAAAGGGCTTAACGAAGCTAAACCACGCGAACACCCCGGCATTACCAAACATCGTGGCGGCAAAAATCAGCCAGGGTTCAGGTTTCCTCAGAAATTTGAACTGCTCGGTCAATTTGATTTCTGACGTGTCGCGGATGTCCGGCACCCAGAGCAGAACTGAGAGGATCACCAGCGCGTCGAACACCGCAATCAGGAAAAAGGTATAGCGCCAGTTAAAGGCGTGCCCCAGCCAGGTCCCCAGCGGCACGCCCACCAGGTTGGCTACGGTCATACCGGCGATCATCCCGGCCACCGCGACCGTCACCTTACCCGGTGGCGCAATTTTGGAGAGGATTATCGCCCCGACGCCAAAAATGGCCCCGTGCGGAAAACCGGAAATCAGCCGCCCCAGCGCCAGCCAGAAATACGACGTAGAAAACGTAAACAGGGCATTGCCAACAGCGCACATCACCACCAGAAACAGCAGCGTGGTTTTTAAGGAGAACTTGCCTGAAAACAGCGCCACAATCGGGGCGCCAACCACCACACCGAAAGCATAAAACGAGATCATATTCCCGGCGGAGGGAATCGAAATGCCGGTGTCATGCGCCAGCTCGGTTAGCACGCCCATAATGCCAAATTCAGCCATTCCCAGGCCAAATGTGCCAAGCGCCAGCGAAAAAATTGTCTTTTTCATACCGCAACCACAGGTTAAAAACTCGCGACGGGCATTATTGAACAATCTTGTATGGTGAGCCAGTTCAAATCAGCTGGCTGACACATTAATCCATTAATTCAGGTGGATTACACTTTGTAGTGCGGCCTCGTTTTTCCCGTGCCGGACAACCAGAGGATGACAATTATGGGAAGTAAAAAGAAAGCCCCTGTCGCTGTTGAAGTCGTAAAGAGTGCTCCGCTAAAGACTAAAGAATATGAAAAAGAGCTGCGCCGCCTGCACGTCGAACTGGTCAAACTCCAGCAGTGGGTTGTCGCCAAAGGACTGAAGGTGTGTATCGTTTTTGAGGGGCGCGACGGCGCCGGTAAAGGCGGCACCATCAAAGCGATTACCGAGCGCGTCAGCCCGCGCGTCTTTCGCGTCGTCGCGCTTCCCGCGCCTACCGATAAAGAAAAAAGCCAGCTCTACTTCCAGCGTTACGTGCCGCATCTGCCCTCAGCGGGCGAAATCGTCATCTTCGACCGCAGCTGGTATAACCGCGCGGGCGTCGAGCGCGTGATGGGCTTCTGTACCGAAGAACAGGTGGAGAAATTTCTGGACGGCACGCCGGTCATGGAAAAAGCGATGGTCGATGCCGGCATTATCCTGCTGAAATACTGGCTGGAGGTGACGCCAAAAGAGCAGGAGCGCCGCCTGCGCGACCGCATCAACGATGGGCGCAAAATCTGGAAGCTGTCCCCCATGGACATTAAATCTTTTAACCTGTGGGACGAGTATACCCTCGCCCGCGACGCCATGTTTGAAGCCACCGATACAGCCTGGGCGCCGTGGTTTGTGGCCCGTTCAGAAGATAAAAAACGCGTGCGCCTGAATATTATTTCGCACCTGCTGACGCAAATCCCCTATAAAGAAATACACGTAGACAAGGTGGATTTACCGAAACGTAAAATTGGTAAAGTTAAACCCACAAAATATCCGTTCCGGTATGTGGAAGAGCGGTTCTGATATAGCAGGGGTAGGCCCGTGCAAGCGCAGCGCCGCCGGGCAA is a genomic window containing:
- a CDS encoding alkylhydroperoxidase domain protein, whose product is MSLSQDILAELAEIKPGSPLAEARATRDAATRHAQGSYEILFSQQDNDFALDERFAVAAKVARWHSAEALAAHYAGFGLADPTSDRLTPALNFARLLTFSPVEATPAALTALTQAGWSKEGIVTLAQLVAFVSFQSRLVAGLRLLNDRPVAASETPVAAGVWHTTATTVTGKAAPVAFTQQELGWEPWIAAKPLADFRDDEVAILAKFGHTDSDYFRLLGRNLPVLEQRTLTDKGIFYTPGGLPRAERELAATVASKINGCIYCASVHARKASQLSKDDAAVEALLAVRPGQSLSEGQSARWQAEINFAGALSVTPPAATPLHLAALEKEGLDTLAQLDLVQSAAFFAWANRLMLTLGEPWLA
- the araJ gene encoding MFS transporter AraJ; the protein is MKKTIFSLALGTFGLGMAEFGIMGVLTELAHDTGISIPSAGNMISFYAFGVVVGAPIVALFSGKFSLKTTLLFLVVMCAVGNALFTFSTSYFWLALGRLISGFPHGAIFGVGAIILSKIAPPGKVTVAVAGMIAGMTVANLVGVPLGTWLGHAFNWRYTFFLIAVFDALVILSVLLWVPDIRDTSEIKLTEQFKFLRKPEPWLIFAATMFGNAGVFAWFSFVKPFMVNVSGFSEGLMTVIMMLMGLGMVLGNLLSGKLSGRFSPLRIAAATDMVIVASLLLLFAFGELQAASLVMGFICCAGLFALSAPLQILLLQNAKGGEMLGAAGGQMAFNLGSAIGAYFGGMMITLGFSWRYVTLPAAILSFSAMSALLIYGYLRARRAQANARALA
- the ppk2 gene encoding polyphosphate kinase 2, whose protein sequence is MGSKKKAPVAVEVVKSAPLKTKEYEKELRRLHVELVKLQQWVVAKGLKVCIVFEGRDGAGKGGTIKAITERVSPRVFRVVALPAPTDKEKSQLYFQRYVPHLPSAGEIVIFDRSWYNRAGVERVMGFCTEEQVEKFLDGTPVMEKAMVDAGIILLKYWLEVTPKEQERRLRDRINDGRKIWKLSPMDIKSFNLWDEYTLARDAMFEATDTAWAPWFVARSEDKKRVRLNIISHLLTQIPYKEIHVDKVDLPKRKIGKVKPTKYPFRYVEERF
- a CDS encoding putative FMN-dependent luciferase-like monooxygenase; translated protein: MTRKRLGFFTRLLDDATPKERYRLATEQIRQAERHGFDSAWIAQHHFHESEGGLPSPLLFLAHVAAHTETIRLGTAIITLPMENPLRVAEDAAVLDLLADGRLEVGFGSGGTPTSFLPFGLTFEDRGAAFADHLHVIQSAWRGDSLTHPDNHLYPPAPQLADRIWIATFSVDGAVRAARAGHGLMLSRTQPRPADRPDLTLDAIQNPIVDAYLDALPADIAPRILASRTAFVADSDDYALRVATPGLTKQARQHRAAGYAVKGDTVTDYIRQFDAHIGSPDTVLHSLNADSVLRRATDISFQVHSVEPTHRDTLRSVELLAEKIAPHIL